From the genome of Alphaproteobacteria bacterium, one region includes:
- a CDS encoding reductive dehalogenase codes for MPDLLALSAMGRQYHFHEVGCQMGNDGLSNYPSNEPVRLSLENQPSREGRYSDIGDLHRENDGICGIEILDDFERFNQANDIYTRGQWDSRIRSEKVLNWFKGMFTPGIGVKKSEGYSARDFALKNAGWMATNLIIQRSRHADRTDGFLDYIEEFCPPNPEKMEIESVEQMTAELKHACLMFGASDVGITANDPRWHYTKNFSAKSLTEKEYGIPEDLSNVVVVLTEMDYDVIRTYPSATAGVAVGSGYSHDCAMTLAIATFIQNMGYRAVATVNDTSQGIPYAIQAGLGEYGRSGMLIHPKFGPRTRIGRIHTDLPLNHDKPMRFGVREFCEICRRCSDGCPPKAIPASPPQDEIINQSNIIGIRKWTVDAEKCFQFWVNQGTECGVCIRDCPYNKDSDSLLTRHYYKMWTNLASSPFKKLALWMDIKLGFGGRLRPNEYWKTKLRE; via the coding sequence ATACCATTTCCACGAAGTTGGATGTCAGATGGGGAATGACGGTTTGAGCAATTACCCGAGTAACGAGCCGGTTCGTCTTTCGCTGGAAAATCAGCCAAGTCGCGAGGGAAGATATAGCGACATTGGTGATTTACACCGCGAAAACGATGGTATTTGCGGTATCGAAATCCTCGACGATTTTGAACGCTTCAACCAGGCAAACGATATTTATACCCGGGGCCAGTGGGATTCCCGAATAAGGTCGGAAAAAGTTCTCAATTGGTTCAAGGGGATGTTCACCCCAGGTATAGGTGTCAAAAAAAGTGAAGGATATTCGGCCCGCGATTTCGCGTTGAAAAATGCCGGCTGGATGGCGACAAATCTGATTATCCAGCGTAGCCGTCATGCAGATCGGACCGATGGCTTTCTCGACTATATCGAGGAGTTTTGCCCGCCAAATCCAGAAAAAATGGAGATAGAATCAGTCGAGCAGATGACGGCCGAGCTCAAACACGCTTGTCTTATGTTTGGCGCTAGCGATGTGGGTATCACCGCTAACGATCCGAGGTGGCATTATACTAAGAATTTTTCCGCAAAATCCTTGACTGAAAAAGAATACGGAATTCCGGAAGATCTATCGAACGTTGTCGTCGTGTTGACGGAAATGGATTATGACGTCATTCGTACCTATCCATCTGCAACCGCCGGGGTGGCGGTTGGCAGCGGTTATTCACATGATTGTGCGATGACGTTGGCGATAGCCACATTCATTCAAAACATGGGTTACCGGGCAGTGGCGACTGTGAACGACACCTCGCAAGGTATTCCCTACGCGATACAAGCGGGACTAGGCGAATACGGCCGCAGTGGCATGCTGATCCACCCCAAGTTTGGACCACGGACGAGGATTGGGCGCATTCATACGGATCTGCCACTGAATCATGATAAGCCGATGCGATTTGGCGTGCGGGAGTTTTGTGAGATTTGCCGTCGGTGTTCTGATGGCTGTCCACCAAAAGCGATCCCCGCGAGTCCGCCCCAAGATGAGATTATCAATCAGTCGAATATCATAGGTATTCGAAAATGGACGGTCGACGCAGAGAAGTGTTTTCAATTCTGGGTTAATCAAGGAACTGAATGCGGCGTATGTATTCGCGATTGCCCCTATAACAAGGATTCCGACAGTCTGTTGACACGGCACTACTACAAGATGTGGACAAACCTGGCGTCATCGCCTTTCAAAAAGCTCGCTTTGTGGATGGATATCAAGCTTGGCTTTGGCGGCAGGTTGCGCCCCAACGAATATTGGAAAACCAAATTGCGCGAGTAA